Proteins encoded by one window of Teretinema zuelzerae:
- a CDS encoding MgtC/SapB family protein produces the protein MDVFFSTSAMPFGVAILRLALSLAAGGILGFERARRKQSAGLRTHILICLGSTLLMLLSIELPSRYIANQMGDPGRIAAQVVSGIGFLGAGSIIRLGNTIKGLTTAASIWFVAAIGLAIGAGMYVPAGIALFFSLFALVVLEPVERWFFPAERLKHLVVTYSGEINFPDAARVVIEEMGLSVHSVDMEKNLKNGESQVRFLVGVPVTTDTNRLCSLIKEIGGVEKLDIKEKF, from the coding sequence ATGGATGTGTTTTTTTCAACTTCGGCAATGCCGTTCGGCGTCGCGATTCTCCGCCTGGCCCTCTCGCTCGCAGCTGGGGGCATTCTCGGCTTCGAACGGGCCCGCCGGAAACAGAGCGCGGGGTTGAGAACCCATATTCTCATCTGTCTCGGTTCGACCCTTCTCATGCTTCTTTCAATAGAATTGCCTTCGCGCTATATCGCGAATCAGATGGGAGATCCCGGCAGGATTGCCGCCCAGGTCGTGTCCGGCATCGGTTTTCTCGGAGCGGGTTCCATCATCCGCCTGGGCAATACCATCAAGGGGCTGACTACCGCCGCGTCCATCTGGTTCGTCGCGGCTATAGGGCTTGCCATCGGCGCGGGCATGTATGTTCCCGCGGGGATCGCTCTGTTCTTTTCGCTATTCGCCCTGGTTGTTCTCGAGCCGGTCGAACGCTGGTTCTTTCCCGCGGAGCGGCTCAAGCATCTCGTCGTCACCTATTCCGGCGAGATCAATTTCCCCGACGCCGCGCGCGTCGTCATCGAAGAGATGGGCCTTTCGGTTCATTCGGTCGATATGGAAAAAAACCTCAAGAACGGCGAGTCCCAGGTGCGCTTTTTGGTCGGAGTGCCGGTTACAACTGACACGAACAGACTGTGCAGCCTTATCAAGGAAATCGGCGGGGTCGAGAAGCTTGATATCAAGGAAAAATTCTAG